A genomic region of Cyprinus carpio isolate SPL01 chromosome B13, ASM1834038v1, whole genome shotgun sequence contains the following coding sequences:
- the ppm1aa gene encoding protein phosphatase 1A isoform X3, with product MGAFLDKPKMEKHNVHGEGNGLRYGLSSMQGWRVEMEDAHTAVIGLPNGLDPWSFFAVYDGHAGSQVARYCCEHLLEHITSNPDFQGGGGGGGPAVEPSVDSVKSGIRTGFLQIDDHMRQISEKKHGGADRSGSTAVGVMISPRHIYFINCGDSRGLLSRGGAVHFFTQDHKPSNPLEKERIQNAGGSVMIQRVNGSLAVSRALGDFDYKCVHGKGPTEQLVSPEPEVYAIERSEVEDEFIVLACDGIWDVMANEELCDFVRSRLEVTDDLERVCNEIVDTCLYKGSRDNMSVVLVCFVSAPKVSPEAVKREAELDKYLESRVEEILKRQGDEGVPDLVHVMRTLASESIPNLPPGGELASKRSVIEAVYNKLNPYRNEDTT from the exons ATGGGTGCATTTCTGGATAAGCCAAAGATGGAGAAACATAATGTCCATGGTGAAGGCAACGGCCTGCGCTATGGCCTGAGCAGCATGCAGGGCTGGCGTGTAGAGATGGAGGATGCACATACTGCTGTCATCGGTCTGCCCAATGGCTTGGACCCCTGGTCATTCTTTGCTGTTTACGACGGGCATGCAGGATCGCAAGTGGCACGTTACTGCTGCGAGCACCTCCTGGAGCACATCACCAGCAACCCTGACTTCCAGGGTGGAGGCGGAGGAGGAGGTCCAGCTGTGGAGCCCAGCGTGGATAGCGTGAAATCTGGAATCCGTACTGGTTTCCTGCAGATCGACGATCACATGCGGCAGATCTCGGAGAAGAAGCACGGTGGCGCAGACCGCAGTGGCTCAACGGCTGTCGGTGTGATGATCTCACCCCGCCACATCTACTTTATCAACTGCGGAGACTCACGGGGTTTGCTGAGCCGCGGAGGGGCTGTGCACTTCTTCACACAGGACCACAAACCCAGCAACCCCTTGGAGAAGGAGAGGATCCAGAACGCTGGAGGATCCGTGATGATCCAGCGCGTCAATGGCTCCCTGGCAGTGTCCAGGGCTCTGGGGGACTTTGACTATAAGTGTGTGCATGGTAAGGGTCCCACAGAGCAGCTGGTGTCGCCGGAGCCCGAGGTGTATGCCATCGAGCGGTCAGAGGTGGAGGATGAGTTTATTGTTCTTGCTTGTGACGGGATTTGGGATGTAATGGCCAATGAGGAGCTGTGCGATTTTGTTCGTTCACGACTGGAGGTGACTGATGATCTGGAGAGGGTCTGCAATGAAATTGTAGATACCTGTTTGTATAAG GGAAGTCGTGACAACATGAgtgttgtgttggtgtgttttgTTAGTGCACCGAAGGTTTCCCCTGAAGCCGTCAAAAGGGAAGCAGAGCTTGATAAATACCTAGAGAGCCGAGTAGAAG AAATCCTGAAGAGGCAGGGGGATGAAGGTGTGCCCGACCTGGTACATGTGATGCGCACGTTAGCATCTGAGAGCATCCCCAACCTACCACCTGGAGGAGAGCTGGCCAGCAA ACGGAGTGTAATTGAAGCAGTATACAACAAACTTAATCCATACAGGAACGAGGATACA ACTTGA
- the ppm1aa gene encoding protein phosphatase 1A isoform X1, with protein MGAFLDKPKMEKHNVHGEGNGLRYGLSSMQGWRVEMEDAHTAVIGLPNGLDPWSFFAVYDGHAGSQVARYCCEHLLEHITSNPDFQGGGGGGGPAVEPSVDSVKSGIRTGFLQIDDHMRQISEKKHGGADRSGSTAVGVMISPRHIYFINCGDSRGLLSRGGAVHFFTQDHKPSNPLEKERIQNAGGSVMIQRVNGSLAVSRALGDFDYKCVHGKGPTEQLVSPEPEVYAIERSEVEDEFIVLACDGIWDVMANEELCDFVRSRLEVTDDLERVCNEIVDTCLYKGSRDNMSVVLVCFVSAPKVSPEAVKREAELDKYLESRVEEILKRQGDEGVPDLVHVMRTLASESIPNLPPGGELASKRSVIEAVYNKLNPYRNEDTDSASTDDMW; from the exons ATGGGTGCATTTCTGGATAAGCCAAAGATGGAGAAACATAATGTCCATGGTGAAGGCAACGGCCTGCGCTATGGCCTGAGCAGCATGCAGGGCTGGCGTGTAGAGATGGAGGATGCACATACTGCTGTCATCGGTCTGCCCAATGGCTTGGACCCCTGGTCATTCTTTGCTGTTTACGACGGGCATGCAGGATCGCAAGTGGCACGTTACTGCTGCGAGCACCTCCTGGAGCACATCACCAGCAACCCTGACTTCCAGGGTGGAGGCGGAGGAGGAGGTCCAGCTGTGGAGCCCAGCGTGGATAGCGTGAAATCTGGAATCCGTACTGGTTTCCTGCAGATCGACGATCACATGCGGCAGATCTCGGAGAAGAAGCACGGTGGCGCAGACCGCAGTGGCTCAACGGCTGTCGGTGTGATGATCTCACCCCGCCACATCTACTTTATCAACTGCGGAGACTCACGGGGTTTGCTGAGCCGCGGAGGGGCTGTGCACTTCTTCACACAGGACCACAAACCCAGCAACCCCTTGGAGAAGGAGAGGATCCAGAACGCTGGAGGATCCGTGATGATCCAGCGCGTCAATGGCTCCCTGGCAGTGTCCAGGGCTCTGGGGGACTTTGACTATAAGTGTGTGCATGGTAAGGGTCCCACAGAGCAGCTGGTGTCGCCGGAGCCCGAGGTGTATGCCATCGAGCGGTCAGAGGTGGAGGATGAGTTTATTGTTCTTGCTTGTGACGGGATTTGGGATGTAATGGCCAATGAGGAGCTGTGCGATTTTGTTCGTTCACGACTGGAGGTGACTGATGATCTGGAGAGGGTCTGCAATGAAATTGTAGATACCTGTTTGTATAAG GGAAGTCGTGACAACATGAgtgttgtgttggtgtgttttgTTAGTGCACCGAAGGTTTCCCCTGAAGCCGTCAAAAGGGAAGCAGAGCTTGATAAATACCTAGAGAGCCGAGTAGAAG AAATCCTGAAGAGGCAGGGGGATGAAGGTGTGCCCGACCTGGTACATGTGATGCGCACGTTAGCATCTGAGAGCATCCCCAACCTACCACCTGGAGGAGAGCTGGCCAGCAA ACGGAGTGTAATTGAAGCAGTATACAACAAACTTAATCCATACAGGAACGAGGATACA GACTCTGCATCCACAGATGACATGTGGTAG
- the LOC109088391 gene encoding dehydrogenase/reductase SDR family member 7-like isoform X1 produces MLDICWLCVIFAGSAVYLLTQFIRFIFADADLTLLWAARFGNSPESKLRGKVVWITGASSGIGEELSYQLAALGARLVLSARRGNELERVKRTCLERFSLKDEDILVLPLDLLDRGSHQEKTAAALKHFGDIDVLINNGGRTQRSLCTEADVDVYQALMEVNYLGTVSVTKQVLPHMIRRGSGIIATVSSVAGFVGVPLATGYAASKHAVQGFFNSLRTELTDYPNITISTICPGPVISSIVQNALTEELGKPVASAGDQTHKMSTERCVQLTLVGLANRVKEMWIAEQPFLLFCYLWQYTPTLAWYLTNILGKKRVQNFKAGLDADSAYFSKPKVKTT; encoded by the exons ATGTTGGATATATGTTGGCTGTGTGTGATTTTTGCTGGGAGCGCAGTTTATTTACTAACGCAGTTTATACGCTTCATCTTCGCAGACGCTGATCTGACTTTATTATGGGCGGCGAGGTTCGGCAACAGCCCAG agTCAAAGTTGAGAGGCAAAGTGGTGTGGATTACCGGAGCCTCCAGTGGCATCGGGGAGGAGTTGTCCTATCAGCTCGCGGCACTCGGTGCTCGGCTAGTGCTGTCTGCCCGCAGGGGGAATGAGCTGGAGAGGGTAAAGCGCACATGTTTAG AGCGCTTCTCTCTAAAGGATGAGGATATTCTTGTCCTTCCACTTGATTTGTTGGACCGCGGATCACATCAAGAAAAAACTGCTGCAGCTCTGAAGCACTTTGGTGAT aTAGATGTGTTGATAAACAACGGAGGCCGGACGCAGCGTTCGCTGTGCACAGAGGCTGATGTGGATGTGTACCAGGCACTTATGGAGGTCAACTACCTTGGCACCGTATCTGTCACTAAGCAGGTGCTGCCCCACATGATCCGCCGTGGTAGTGGTATCATAGCCACCGTCAGCAGCGTTGCAGGCTTTGTAGGGGTGCCCCTGGCAACGGGCTATGCTGCGAGCAAGCATGCGGTGCAG GGTTTCTTTAACTCTCTGAGGACAGAACTCACTGATTATCCGAACATCACCATCAGTACCATTTGTCCCGGACCTGTAATATCAAGCATTGTTCAGAATGCGTTAACCGAGGAGCTCGGCAAG ccTGTGGCCTCAGCTGGTGATCAGACACATAAGATGTCTACAGAACGCTGTGTTCAACTCACCCTGGTAGGTCTGGCCAACCGTGTGAAAGAGATGTGGATCGCCGAGCAGCCCTTTCTACTTTTCTGCTATTTGTGGCAGTACACTCCAACTCTGGCCTGGTACTTGACTAACATTCTGGGTAAAAAACGTGTGCAAAACTTCAAAGCTGGACTG GATGCAGACTCTGCTTATTTCAGCAAGCCTAAGGTCAAGACAACTTGA
- the LOC109088391 gene encoding dehydrogenase/reductase SDR family member 7-like isoform X2 — protein MRRPHATDADLTLLWAARFGNSPESKLRGKVVWITGASSGIGEELSYQLAALGARLVLSARRGNELERVKRTCLERFSLKDEDILVLPLDLLDRGSHQEKTAAALKHFGDIDVLINNGGRTQRSLCTEADVDVYQALMEVNYLGTVSVTKQVLPHMIRRGSGIIATVSSVAGFVGVPLATGYAASKHAVQGFFNSLRTELTDYPNITISTICPGPVISSIVQNALTEELGKPVASAGDQTHKMSTERCVQLTLVGLANRVKEMWIAEQPFLLFCYLWQYTPTLAWYLTNILGKKRVQNFKAGLDADSAYFSKPKVKTT, from the exons ATGCGACGGCCACATGCGACAG ACGCTGATCTGACTTTATTATGGGCGGCGAGGTTCGGCAACAGCCCAG agTCAAAGTTGAGAGGCAAAGTGGTGTGGATTACCGGAGCCTCCAGTGGCATCGGGGAGGAGTTGTCCTATCAGCTCGCGGCACTCGGTGCTCGGCTAGTGCTGTCTGCCCGCAGGGGGAATGAGCTGGAGAGGGTAAAGCGCACATGTTTAG AGCGCTTCTCTCTAAAGGATGAGGATATTCTTGTCCTTCCACTTGATTTGTTGGACCGCGGATCACATCAAGAAAAAACTGCTGCAGCTCTGAAGCACTTTGGTGAT aTAGATGTGTTGATAAACAACGGAGGCCGGACGCAGCGTTCGCTGTGCACAGAGGCTGATGTGGATGTGTACCAGGCACTTATGGAGGTCAACTACCTTGGCACCGTATCTGTCACTAAGCAGGTGCTGCCCCACATGATCCGCCGTGGTAGTGGTATCATAGCCACCGTCAGCAGCGTTGCAGGCTTTGTAGGGGTGCCCCTGGCAACGGGCTATGCTGCGAGCAAGCATGCGGTGCAG GGTTTCTTTAACTCTCTGAGGACAGAACTCACTGATTATCCGAACATCACCATCAGTACCATTTGTCCCGGACCTGTAATATCAAGCATTGTTCAGAATGCGTTAACCGAGGAGCTCGGCAAG ccTGTGGCCTCAGCTGGTGATCAGACACATAAGATGTCTACAGAACGCTGTGTTCAACTCACCCTGGTAGGTCTGGCCAACCGTGTGAAAGAGATGTGGATCGCCGAGCAGCCCTTTCTACTTTTCTGCTATTTGTGGCAGTACACTCCAACTCTGGCCTGGTACTTGACTAACATTCTGGGTAAAAAACGTGTGCAAAACTTCAAAGCTGGACTG GATGCAGACTCTGCTTATTTCAGCAAGCCTAAGGTCAAGACAACTTGA
- the ppm1aa gene encoding protein phosphatase 1A isoform X2, with protein MGAFLDKPKMEKHNVHGEGNGLRYGLSSMQGWRVEMEDAHTAVIGLPNGLDPWSFFAVYDGHAGSQVARYCCEHLLEHITSNPDFQGGGGGGGPAVEPSVDSVKSGIRTGFLQIDDHMRQISEKKHGGADRSGSTAVGVMISPRHIYFINCGDSRGLLSRGGAVHFFTQDHKPSNPLEKERIQNAGGSVMIQRVNGSLAVSRALGDFDYKCVHGKGPTEQLVSPEPEVYAIERSEVEDEFIVLACDGIWDVMANEELCDFVRSRLEVTDDLERVCNEIVDTCLYKGSRDNMSVVLVCFVSAPKVSPEAVKREAELDKYLESRVEEILKRQGDEGVPDLVHVMRTLASESIPNLPPGGELASKRSVIEAVYNKLNPYRNEDTTR; from the exons ATGGGTGCATTTCTGGATAAGCCAAAGATGGAGAAACATAATGTCCATGGTGAAGGCAACGGCCTGCGCTATGGCCTGAGCAGCATGCAGGGCTGGCGTGTAGAGATGGAGGATGCACATACTGCTGTCATCGGTCTGCCCAATGGCTTGGACCCCTGGTCATTCTTTGCTGTTTACGACGGGCATGCAGGATCGCAAGTGGCACGTTACTGCTGCGAGCACCTCCTGGAGCACATCACCAGCAACCCTGACTTCCAGGGTGGAGGCGGAGGAGGAGGTCCAGCTGTGGAGCCCAGCGTGGATAGCGTGAAATCTGGAATCCGTACTGGTTTCCTGCAGATCGACGATCACATGCGGCAGATCTCGGAGAAGAAGCACGGTGGCGCAGACCGCAGTGGCTCAACGGCTGTCGGTGTGATGATCTCACCCCGCCACATCTACTTTATCAACTGCGGAGACTCACGGGGTTTGCTGAGCCGCGGAGGGGCTGTGCACTTCTTCACACAGGACCACAAACCCAGCAACCCCTTGGAGAAGGAGAGGATCCAGAACGCTGGAGGATCCGTGATGATCCAGCGCGTCAATGGCTCCCTGGCAGTGTCCAGGGCTCTGGGGGACTTTGACTATAAGTGTGTGCATGGTAAGGGTCCCACAGAGCAGCTGGTGTCGCCGGAGCCCGAGGTGTATGCCATCGAGCGGTCAGAGGTGGAGGATGAGTTTATTGTTCTTGCTTGTGACGGGATTTGGGATGTAATGGCCAATGAGGAGCTGTGCGATTTTGTTCGTTCACGACTGGAGGTGACTGATGATCTGGAGAGGGTCTGCAATGAAATTGTAGATACCTGTTTGTATAAG GGAAGTCGTGACAACATGAgtgttgtgttggtgtgttttgTTAGTGCACCGAAGGTTTCCCCTGAAGCCGTCAAAAGGGAAGCAGAGCTTGATAAATACCTAGAGAGCCGAGTAGAAG AAATCCTGAAGAGGCAGGGGGATGAAGGTGTGCCCGACCTGGTACATGTGATGCGCACGTTAGCATCTGAGAGCATCCCCAACCTACCACCTGGAGGAGAGCTGGCCAGCAA ACGGAGTGTAATTGAAGCAGTATACAACAAACTTAATCCATACAGGAACGAGGATACA